From the Sphingomonas mesophila genome, one window contains:
- a CDS encoding phosphatase PAP2 family protein, protein MHKFEKADLELAETVAIEKRSRAGRALARFAELGDQPPLITLGACVLAAGLAGGNRKLVRTGLRMLAAHAVATAAKGFIKDRVDRTRPGVALGKSPYKLEKGRSRDGRLRSMPSGHSAGLAAVARAVAREYPDLALPAGAAAASVAAAQLPSGNHFATDIAAGTAIGIASEAAVAALMGPDKA, encoded by the coding sequence TTGCACAAGTTCGAAAAGGCCGATCTCGAGCTTGCCGAGACGGTCGCGATCGAGAAGCGCAGCAGAGCGGGCCGCGCACTGGCCCGCTTCGCCGAGCTCGGCGACCAGCCGCCGCTGATCACGCTGGGCGCCTGCGTCCTGGCCGCAGGCCTGGCGGGCGGCAATCGCAAGCTGGTGCGGACCGGCCTGAGGATGCTCGCCGCCCATGCCGTCGCGACCGCGGCGAAGGGCTTCATCAAGGACCGGGTCGACCGTACCCGGCCGGGGGTGGCGCTCGGCAAGTCACCCTACAAGCTGGAAAAGGGCCGCAGCCGCGACGGCCGCCTGCGCTCGATGCCGTCGGGGCACAGCGCCGGGCTCGCCGCCGTTGCGCGTGCCGTCGCCCGCGAATATCCCGATCTCGCTCTGCCCGCCGGAGCGGCTGCCGCTTCGGTTGCCGCGGCGCAATTGCCGAGCGGCAATCACTTCGCCACCGACATCGCCGCCGGCACCGCAATCGGCATCGCCTCGGAAGCGGCGGTGGCGGCGCTGATGGGACCGGATAAAGCCTAG